One Solanum lycopersicum chromosome 2, SLM_r2.1 genomic region harbors:
- the LOC101248437 gene encoding nuclear transport factor 2-like has translation MEFNTLICSLDYKNYKAEIKSADAQDSFKDGVVNLVTGCLTGKDKLKRKFAQTFFLAPQDKGYFVLNDVFRYVEDNEIDTVSEVLNGTEDVQSEVLTLDPEPTHVVDPLNLDQAGSHAEEVQHVEEKANDSLVDRRQVANERVIVVEIGSYFNEDQHLTNTESANSVAQEDAPKKSYASIDVKQLVAAVAQNAAPGASNPTTTSEIDVPESNDVEEEAEGYSIYVRNLPLDVTVAQLEAEFKTYRPIKQGGVQVRSNRQQRFIFGFVEFEDMSSMNLYGTIDGAHIFKFNKAKSESLLLQQRK, from the exons ATGG AATTCAACACTTTGATATGTTCATTGGACTACAAGAACTACAAGGCCGAAATAAAGAGTGCAGATGCACAAGATTCCTTCAAGGATGGGGTGGTTAATTTGGTGACTGGCTGCTTAACCGGAAAGGATAAGTTAAAAAGGAAATTCGCCCAGACATTTTTCCTTGCTCCGCAGGACAAGGGTTATTTTGTGTTGAATGATGTTTTTAGGTATGTCGAAGATAATGAGATTGATACCGTTTCAGAAGTGCTTAATGGAACTGAGGATGTGCAGTCAGAGGTTTTGACCCTTGATCCAG AACCTACTCATGTGGTTGATCCTCTAAATCTCGACCAAGCTGGCTCACATGCAGAAGAAGTTCAACATGTTGAGGAAAAAGCCAATGACTCTTTGGTAGATAGGAGGCAAGTTGCTAATGAAAGAGTGATTGTTGTGGAAATTGGATCATATTTCAACGAGGACCAGCACCTTACAAATACAGAATCAGCTAATTCTGTTGCCCAAGAGGATGCTCCAAAGAAGTCATACGCATCAATT GATGTAAAGCAGCTGGTTGCTGCAGTAGCACAAAACGCAGCTCCTGGAGCATCAAATCCTACTACCACTAGTGAAATCGATGTACCGGAATCAAATGATGTTGAAGAGGAAG CTGAGGGATACTCTATTTATGTCCGAAATTTGCCTCTAGATGTTACTGTAGCCCAACTTGAAGCTGAATTTAAGACATATAGGCCTATTAAGCAAGGAGGTGTACAAGTTAGAAGTAACAGG CAACAAAGATTCATCTTTGGCTTTGTTGAATTTGAAGATATGAGCTCCATGAACCTGTATGGCACTATTGATGGAGCTCACATCTTCAAATTCAACAAAGCCAAATCAGAATCCTTGTTGCTGCAACAAAGAAAATAA